Genomic segment of Helicobacter enhydrae:
AATTTGCAAAGCTCCTCAAGCACATCACAACCACTGCAAAACTTCCTCATCCTTATGAATATGATCACAATCAATTAGGCTTTAACTATCGTTTGCCCAATATCAATGCCGCTCTTGCCCTTGCTCAATTAGAACAGCTCCCATTTTTCTTAGAATCAAAAAAACAAATTGCCAAAAATTATCAAGATTTCTTTTCTCATTCTGCATTTGAATTTATCCAAGCACGCAATGGCACAGATCCAAATTTTTGGCTTAATGCACTTTTGCTTGACAATAGCAATCAAAGAGATACATTTTTGATCCAAAGCCACAAAAGAGGCATTATGACACGCCCAATCTGGAAACTCAATCACCAAACCCCGATGTTTGCAAAATGTCAATGCGATAATCTCTCCAATTCTATATTTCTACAAGAGCGGATTGTGAATTTGCCAAGTAGTGTGAATTTGGTATAATTTTTTGTTTTAATTTTATAATTCAAGGAAATAAAGATGCAAAACAAGATTGAAGAAATCATCTATCAAGCTCTTCAAAATCTAGCCGATGAGCTTGAAAACGATGCATTAAAAAATCCAAATTCTCAAACTAAAATTTATGGTGTAGATGGAAATTTAGATTCACTAGCTCTTGTAAGTTTTATCACTGATGTAGAACAGCTTATTGATGAAAAAATGGACAAAAATATCACTCTTGCTGATGAAAAAGCAATGAGTTCAAGAAATTCTCCATTTAAAGATGTGGCATCACTCACACAATATATTCAAAGTCTTTTATAAAGTTTTGGGATGAAAGTATTTGTTATCACTGGAACTAGAAAAGGGATAGGGAAGGAACTTGCCCAACACTTTTTGTCTTTGGGGCATATTGTTTGTGGTTGTTCAAGAGGAGAAACAAGCATTACCCACAAGAATTATTGCCATTTTGAACTTGATGTAAGCGATGAAACAAAGGTAGCTGCTATGATTAAAGCTATCAAAAAAGAATTTGGGAATATTGATGTTTTGCTCAATAATGCTGGAATTGCCTCGATGAATCACTTATTATTAACTCCTTATAAAACCATGAAAAACATTTATTCCACCAATGTTTTTGGAAGTTTTTTATTTTTAAGAGAAGTTGGAAAAGTTATGATTCAACAAAGCAGGAAAAATAAAGCTAATGGACATATTTCACATTTTAGAATTGTCAATTTTGCAACAGTTGCTACTCCATTGAGACTTGAAGGAGAGGCTGTATATGCAAGCTCAAAAGCCGCAATTGCCAATTTAACACAAGTCGCAAGTTTTGAGCTTGCTGAATTTGGAATCACAGTTAATGCAGTAGGTCCTACGCCTATTCCAACAGATTTGATTAAAAATGTTCCAAAAGAAAAAATAGATGCACTACTTCAAAGACAGGCAATTAAGCGATTTGGAAATTTTCAAGATTGTCTTAATGTGATTGAGTTTTTTTTAGACGAAAAGAGTGATTTTATTAGTGGACAAATCATTTATCTTGGGGGAGTTAATGGATAATTTTTTATTTGAAAAATTACAAGATTATAAAGAGAGAATTGCGATTTGGCAAAATCATCATTCTTATTCTTATGCAGATTTATTAGAGCAGATTAGCAAATATCATCAATTACTTGATTCTATTCCAGCTCATAGTAAAGTCGCAATACAAAGTGATTATTCTCTTGAAAGCATTGCTTTATTTCTAGCTCTACTGAAAAATCAACATACAATTATTCCTATTATCTCTCCTCAGGAATTAGATCAGAAATTACAAGAAAGTTATGCAGAATTTCTCATTGCACAATCTGATATGGAAAAAATTATCCATATTTCTCAACCTAAGCAAAATCTTTTTGAACTTAATGATGCAGGATTAATTCTTTTTAGTAGTGGTAGCACAGGAAAACCCAAAGCGATGCTCCACAATCTCTCTCATATTCTCAAAAAATTTGAAAATAAAAAATCAAAGCAACTCAGTATGCTTTTATTTTTGATGTTTGATCACATTGGAGGAATCAATACACTTCTTAATATTCTTTCAACAGGACAAACAGCCATTATCCCAAATGATAGAAAAGATGTGCATCATATTGCAAATCTTATTGAAACTCATAAAATTTCAATTCTTCCAACTTCACCTACATTTCTCAATCTCATGCTTTTAAACAAAGTGCATCTACACCATAATCTTTCATCTCTAAAAATGATTTCTTATGGAACAGAATCTATGCCCGAAACTCTTTTGAAAAAATTGCAAAATGCTTTTCCAAAAACAAAATTTTTGCAAACCTTTGGAACAAGCGAAGTTGGAATTATGCAAACAATTAGTGAAAAATCAGGCTCTCTTTTTATGAAAATCTCTGATCCAAATATTGAATATAAAATTGTTAATCAAGAATTATGGATCAAATCTCAAACTCAAGTTTTAGGCTATCTTAATGCAAGTATGGAAAATTTTGTAGATGGTTATTTTAAAACTGGCGATCTTGTGGAAACAAAAATGATAAATGGTGAAGAATACATTCGCATCATTGGCAGAAATAAAGAAATGATTAATGTGGGAGGAGAAAAAGTCTTGCCTCAAGAGATTGAAAGCATTATTTTGCAGATTGATGGCATATTAGATTGCCTAGTTTATGGAGAAAAAAATGCCATTACAGGTCAAAGTATTTGTTGTGAAGTTGTAATTGATTCTAAAAAAATCAAAAAAGATGAAATCAAAAAAATGATTAGAAGTTTTTGCAAAGGAAAGATAGATAATTACAAAATCCCATCAAAAGTTCTTGTAAAAGAAGAATTACAAGCTAGTGAGAGATTCAAAAAAGTTAGGAATATTGCAAAACAGAGCTAAATAAGAATCATTAGAGCCATTCTTGTTTTAGAAACCAAATAAGAGCTTGAATTATTTGTAAAACACCTATGGAATGCGTGATAGCATATCAAGAATCATTGGAGAAAAAGTGTCAAAGGTTATGAGCTTTTACAATCCTCTTATAAACAAAGCATTTTATGATATAATTTTGCAATAGACTTTAGAAAAATAATAAAAAATGGTAAAAAGATTGAAAAAATTATCAACTCTCAAAAATTTAATCACTCAACAAAGATTATCTATTGATGAAAAATATTGATTTTCTTATGCAATCACAAAATAATTGTGGATTTTACACCCAAAATGAGATTCAAGAATTAGGCTTTGTGCGTGTTGGAAAAAATGTTTTGATTTCAAAAAATGCAAAAATCTATGGTGCTTCCAAAATATCAATCGGTAGCAATGTCAGAATCGATGATTTTTGTATCCTAAGTGGAAGAATAGAGATTGGAGATTTTGTGCATCTTGGAGCATCAAGCAATATCACAGGATCTGATGTTGGAGTGATTATTAAAGATTTTTGTAGTATCAGTAGCCATGTCAGAATTTTTGCAATCAGTGATGATTATACAGGTGAAGGCATGACAAATCCCTGCATTCCTAATCATTTTAAACAAATTCAAAAACAAAGAATTATTCTTGAAAAACATTGCATTATTGGTTCAGGATCTATGATTATTCCCAAAGCATATCTTGCAGAGGGTGTAGCCGTTGGGGCGATGAGTCTTCTTGTGAGAGAAACAAAACCTTGGGGTGTTTATTTTGGGATTCCTGCCAAACGCATCAAGGAGCGAAAAAAAGATATTTTGCAATTAGAACAAGAATTCTTAAAAACTCAAAATATAATGGGGGGGGGGGATAGACAAATAATATCACCTTCTTCAAAGAAGGTGTGTGCTTGAAAACAATTTTTCATTCTGGGGCGATTCAATCCATTGCTTGTTGTATCCCATCTAATGCAGTAAAGCTTGAAGATCAAGCACAACAATTTTATAATGGGGATATCAAAAAAGCTCAGAGAATCAAAAAATCAATCGGACTTGATACACGCTATATTGCTGATAATCAAACAACAACATTAGATTTGTGTTTCCAAGCAAGCAAAACTCTACTTAAAACATCTAATGCTCCAATTGATGTTTTGATTTTTGTTACACAAACTCCTGATTTTTCTCAACCTAATAATGCTCATCTGCTACACGGAAAACTCAATCTCTCGCAAAATTGTGCTTGTTTTGATCTTAATCAAGGTTGCAGTGGCTATGTTTATGGTTTATTTTTGGCTTTTATGCTTCTATCTTCTGGTGCAGAAAATATTCTTCTTTGTGTGGGGGACACAATGAGCAAAGTGCTTCATCCCAATGATAGCAATACAACTCCAATTTTTGGAGATGCAGGAAGTGCTACACTTATTTCAAATACAAATGCAAAAAGTTATTTCACACTTCATTCTGATGGGGCTGGATGGGAAAATATTATTGTTCCAAATAGTGGTTTTAGAAAGAATCCTTATTTGTCTAAAAATTATCAGTATCCATCGTTTTTATGTATGGATGGTGCTGAAGTTTTCAATTTTTCTATTGAAAAAGAACCTAAAGCTATTGAAGAGATTTTGCAATTTTCGCAAAACAAAATTGAAGATATTGACTATATCTTTTTTCATCAAGCCAATGCTTATATCATTTCAAACATCGCAAGAAGGCTTGAATTAGATGTTTCAAAAGCTCCTAGTGAATGCGTTGGAAAATATGGAAACACTAGCTCAGCTTCAATTCCATTAGCCATTTGTGATCTTTTATCTCAAAAAAGAGAAAAAAATTTGCGTGTTATTTTGAGTGGTTTTGGTGTAGGACTTAGTTGGGCAACAGCTCTTATTCATCTTGATAAACATACACAAATATTTCACCCCATATTCTATAACAAGGAGTTAGAATGAAAAAACAAGAATTTCTTTTAGCATTACAAGATGCTTTGCAAAGAGATGAGGCATTAGAAGAGAATATGAAATTGAATGAATTAGAAGAATGGGATTCTTTGGCAATCGTTTCATTAATTGCACTTTATGATCAGCTTTTTGCAATCCAAGTAACTGGCAACACCCTAAGAGAATGTCAGTCTGTTTCAGATTTGATTGCACTTGCAAAGCTTCAAGATTAGCTTATGTATCGTTTTGATTTTACTGGCAAACAAATTCTCATCAGTGGTGCAAGTAGTGGAATGGGGGCACATGTCGCCTATGTCCTTAATGCAATGGGTGCAAAAATCTTAGCAATTGCTCGCGATATAAATAAACTACAAACAAAAAAAGAAAGTATGCCAAACCCTCAAAATTTTATTTGCATTTCCAAGGATATCACTCAAATTAACGCATTTGACAAAGAGATATTAGAGATTATCAAAAAATATGGCAGTGTCAATGGAGCAGTGCTATCTGCTGGAATCCAGCAGATAGCACCGATTTCATCGGTGCTGTCTGTAGAATCCGCGCTCACACTTTTTCATACAAATTATTTTGGCAATCTACAAATCCTCAAAGCCCTCATTGACAGACGAGCCAAAACGCCTGAAGGTTCAAGTTTTGTCATCATTAGCTCAAATTCTAGCGTGAAAGCCCAAAAAGGATTGGCAAATTATTCTGCAACAAAATCAGCAATCAATACAGCAATCAAATCTATTGCACTAGAAATTGCTCCAAAATATACGATCAATGCTATATCTCCGGGATTTGTAATGACAGAAATGATTGAAGAATGGAGCAAGGTGTATGATGAAGCCTATATCCAACAAATCACAAAAGAATATCCCCTTGGGCTTGGAAAAGTAGAGCAAATCTCACCGCTTATTTGCTTTTTACTAAGCCCATATTCTAATTGGATCACAGGACAAAATATCGTTATTGATGGAGGGGCAAGTTTGTGAAATGCTTTTTTGAAAAACAATATAATGAAGGGTTTTATTCTTATGAAGAGCTATTAAATATCGGTTTTGCTTCTCTTGGAAAAAATATCCTTCTCTCGCGTCAAGCCAAAATCTATACGCCAAGCAAAATTAGCCTTGGGAATTATGTCAGAATCGATGATTTTTGTATCCTAAGTGGAAAAATAGAAATTGGAGATTTTGTGCATCTTGGAGCTTTTTCATCAATTACTGGAGGAAATATCGGGGTAAAAATCGGAGATTATTGTGGAATGAGTTCTTATTCAAAAATATTTGCACTTAGTGATGATTTTGTCAATGGCTATCTTATCGGTCCTTGTATCCCAAATCAATTCAGACACATCATAGCAAAAGAGGTGGTATTGACTAAGCATTCTCATATAGGAAGCCATAGTCTAGTAATGCCCGGAAGCGTATTTGAAATCGGATCTTGTCTTGGACCTATGAGTTTAAATCTAGGAAGAAAATTTAAAAAATGGAATTATTATTGTGGCAATCCTGCCAAAAGCATTTACACTATTTCTTCAGAACGAGTTTTAAGTTTTGAAAAAGAAATGCTTTTAAACATAATGGGGGGGGGGGGTAAAACCATCTCATAATCTCTTTAGTTACATTGTCAATGTAACACAAGAGGTGACATGTGCATAAAAGATTTCTTTTTATCGGAAGTCGATTCTGCGTTTTGGATTTTATGCTTAAATCACAACTTGAGACTTCCATACTCATCCCAAAAGGTATTTCCATCTCAAATAATTTACCCCATCAATCATTTGCAACAAAAGAAGAGCTTATCAAACTGATACAACAACATACTTTTGATATTCTTGTATCCAATGGATGCCCCTTTATACTTCCTGTTAAAAGGCTTAAAAAACCACATCAAATATTTATTAATATTCACCCCTCTCTACTTCCAAGTCTCAAAGGAGCACATCCAATCAATGGAGCGATTCTATTCAATCAACCGACAGGTGCAACATGTCATATTATGAATGATAATATAGATGATGGTGCGATAATCAGTCAGATTCAAGTCTATAACTCCTCAAATATCCCTCTTAAATTGCTTTATCAAATGTGTTTTCTAGCAGAAGTGGAGGCTTTCAAAAAAGCTCTAAAACGAAATTTTTCTATTTGTTCTATACAACCTGTGAGAAAAGAGAGTTATTTTACTAGAACAGAAAATTTGATGCATATCAATTTTGAGGATATGGATACCCACAAAATAATGCAAAACATACAAGCCTTTTGCATCAAAAAACAATATGCAAAAATCATATTTAAACATCATATTATTCCTATCTATGATGCGAAAATCATTAAAAATACATTTTTGAAAAAACATTTTTGTAACGCAGTTTTAAATGAAATCGTAATGGTATATGAGGATTGTATCTTGCTTAATAGAGATAAGGTATTTCTGCAACTTCAAATTCCATCAAAATATATCAATATTTTAAAAATTGGCATCAATCTTGCTCAAAAAACAAATATTTACCAAACCACCCCATATATCAAAGCAACAAAACAAACAGAGCAAAAAATTTTTGATTTTCATTACCAAAAAGGATCTTATGTTTTTTCAAATCGTGCAATCAAATCACGCATTAACAAGAGTGAATATTTTGATATTGCCTCTCCTTATGGTTTTGCTGGATACTACACAAATACATCAAATCTTGATTTTATTCAAGAAGCTCTTTTACAGCAAGAAAAAAAAGCACAGCAAGAAAACATTATCGCAGAATTTATACGCTTTCACCCATTATGTCATTTTTCTCAAAATTTTTCACAATTGCTTGATTTATTTCAAATGGAAAGAGAAGTTATAGAGGTTACAACAAATCCACAAACAAGATGGCAAAACTATCCATCAAGAATAAGAAGCAAAATTCGAAAGGCATTACGAGAGCTATCTATCAATCAAAGCTATGATGCTCATCAATTTCACTATCTCTACACCCAAACTATGAAGCGTAATAATGCTCAAAACTTTTATTATTTCAATCTTGAATATTTTCAAAAACTCATTAAATTTAAAGAATGTATTCTATTGGAAGCAAAAATCAATGGGCAAACTTGTGGAATGGCAATGTTTTTATATGATGATTACACAAGTTATTACCATCTTGGAGCTACTTCTGATTCCTCTATCCAAAATAATATCAATCCTATGTGTGGTCTTTTTGAGAGTTTTTTTCAAATCGCATCATCCAAAGGCATTCAATCTTGTATTTTAGGAGGTGGCAGAACCTCATCAAAAGAAGATAGCTTATTTTTATTCAAAAAACAATTTTCACCCATTCTCAAACCTTTTTATATTGGAGGAAAGATTTATAATCAAGCAATTTATCAAGAACTTTGTGCAGATTATAATAATCCGTTTTTTTTGAAATATCGTTTTGCTGATAATCTAAGTGGGGGGGGGGGATAATACAGAATACCTCTTCTTAGCAAGGTATTGTGCGTGAAACCTCTCATCTTATTGGGAGGAGGAGGGCATTGCAAATCTTGTATTGATGTGATTGAACAAGAAAATAGATTCCGTATTATAGGGATTTTAGATGCCAATCTTTTTCATCAAGGGATACAAAAAATTTTTGATTATCCAATCTTAGGTGGAGATGAGCAACTTCCAAACATTAGAGAGACAATTCCCTATGCGTTCATTACAATTGGTCAAATCAAAACTCCTTATACGCGTTTGCAAGTCTATCACACACTCAAAAAACTTGATTTTTCACTCCCTATCATCATCTCTCCTCTAGCTTATGTTTCAAAGTATTCTCATATCCAAGAAGGAAGCATTATTATGCACCACGCACTTATCAACGCCAATACTTCAATTGGAAAAATGTGCATCATCAATTCAAAATCTCTCATTGAACATGATTGTGTGATTGGAGATTTTTGCCATATTTCTACAGGAGCTATTCTCAATGGCAATTGTGTCTTGGGAGAAAAAACTTTTGTAGGAAGCAACACGCACATCAAACATGGAAAAATTATCGATTCTGAACAAATCATTTATCATAACTTGCCATTTTGAAGATACAAATCACAAAAGAGATTCAGTGGAGTTATTGTAAAATATAGCCTTACTAATAATAAAATCAGAAATTAGCTGAAATAGGTGCATTTAATAAAAAAGATATAGGAAATCAACAAGTGTCAATAGATATTCAATACTTACATATCAACAAAAAAGAAGAACTTCTGCCTTTCAAAGAAGAAATTCTGAATCTTTTCTATGAATGCTTTGATAGAAAGTTTGATGAAAAACTCTGGACTTGGCTCTATCTTGAAAATCCGCTTAATTATCCAATTGTCAATCTTGCATTTTTAAACCGCAAACTTGTTGGACACTATGCCTTCATTCCGCTAAAAACAAATCTATACAATGTCTTTTTATCTGTTACAACAATGGTTGCCAAAAATGCAAGAAAACACGATGTTTTCTGCAGTCTTGCTACAAAAAGCTATGATTTTGCTAGAGATTTAAACTGCGATATCATTATTGGATTTCCCAATAAAACTGCAGTAATCGTTCATAAGGTATTACTAGATTGGCAAATTGAAGATACCTTTATTGCTAGTGTTAATAATTATCATCTTGAACATAAAGAAGAGATGATTTATCTTGATACAAAGGATTTAGAATTCATGCATTGGAGACTTTCCAAACCAAATGTAAGCTATATCACTAAGCCTAATGGTTTGATTATGAAAAAATATGAAGATTCACTAGATATTATGCATTTTGAAAAAGCCACATTTTTGGAAAAAACGGATTGCTTATACAATGTGCTCACTCAAGATCAAGCATTGAAGAATCAAAAAAGCATTGATTATCCATTTGGATATAAAGTTCTAAATCCCTTGATTCAAAATCCCTCTTTTAGGATAGAACTTTTAATGTCGGATGTATTTTGAAAGTTATCGTTGCTGTTGTTTTATATCCTTCTAAATTGTTTGATAATTTTTTAGATGATTGTCTTACAAGTATTTTTGCTCAATCATACAAAGATTTTACACTTGCTTTATTCTGTGATGGTATCTCAGAAAGTGCGATTCAAAAAAAACTAGAGCAAATGAATTATACACAGCCAATTATATTTTATTCTCAGCCATTAGGACAAACCACTCCATCGGCAATTCGGGATTTCATCATCAAATCTTCAATCCAACAAAATTTTGACTATCTCTGCTTTGTTGATTTTGATGAAAAAATAGATTCAAATCGCATTGAAATGACATTAAAAAATATGCATAGCTATGACTTTAGCTATTGCAATGCACGGATCACAGACTCTGCACTAAATAATAAAATTGCAAATATACATCAAGCCAAAAATATACCCGCAACAACCAACAATCATTTAGAAATCCTAGATAAAAATTTCATCGGACTTGGAGCCATCACTCTTAATTTGAGACAAACAAAGCTTTATGATTTTCGCCTACCATCAAATATCATTGTCTTTGATTGGTTTTTGGCAACCCATATGCTTCTACAAGGAGCGTCTGGAGTTGCCATATCAAATACATTTACAAACTATAGGCAACATCCAGAATCCTTTGTCGGAGCCAACCATTATCTTGATCAACATTCCCTGGATTTGGGAATTCGTGTCAAAAAAAACCACTACCAACATTTTCGTGAATTTCACCCTGCGTATCAAAACAAATACCATCAAATCATAGAGCTCGAAAAATTCTTGCGATATAATAGTGAGAAATATATTCACATCATTAATTCTCACTTTGATCCACAGCCTATGTGGTGGTGGGAAAATATTAAAACATTGGAGGAAATAAAAGAATGGATTTGAATGCACTTACTAAACCATATGTCATCGCAGAAATTGGTTGTAATCATAATGGAGATACAGATTTGGCAATCAAAATGATTGATGAAGCGAAAAGATGTGGAGCAGATGCTGTCAAATTTCAGTTTTTTGATGAAACAAATCTATCAACGAGTCAATACATAGATGAACTTGATAGCGGCAAAGTCAAGTTAGAAAATGTGTCTAAATGGGAAAGCAAAAAATTAGGGCTTACAAACATAAGAGAGCAGATAAGAGCATTTATTAATTCAAAAGAACAGCTCACAATATTCAGAGAACATTGCAAAAAAATAGGTATTGATTTTGGTTGCACAGCAGCGAATGAAGATGGTATTCAGTTTTTAGCTTCGATTGAAAGTGATTTTATCAAACTCGCTTCTATGGATGTAGATAATCCAAGAATGATTCTCTCAGCAATTCAAACCAAACTTCCCATCATCATCTCTACAGGAATGTCCTCTCTTTCAGAGATTGATGAAGCTTACAATTTATTTAAAAAAGCAAAATATGAGAATTTTGCAATGTTACATTGTGTGTCTATTTATCCTCCACGCAATGAGATTGTCAATCTCAATTTTATCAATACATTGCAAAAAATTTATGATTGTGAGATTGGCTACTCAGATCACACATTAGGATATTCTATCACTCTTGCTGCAATTGCAAAAGGTGCTAAAATCATCGAAAAGCATTTTACTCTTGATAAAGATATGGAAGGATGGGATCACAAAGTTTCTGCAGATTCAAAAGATTTGGAAATTATTTGCAAAGAGGGACAAAGAATCTTTGAATGCTTAGGAAATAAATACAAAGTTATCTCTCAAGATGAAGTAGAAAAAAGAGAAAAGTTTAGACGCAGTGCGACAACAGCACGCAGTATCAAAGAGGGAGGAATTGTTACAGAAAATGATATTGTCTATAAACGCCCAGGCACTGGAATCACGCCAGCAGAGACTAAATGGCTTATTGGAAGAAAAGCAAAGCACGATATTGCTGAAGACACAACGCTTATATGGGATTACTTTGTCTAAACAAGTTCTTATTCTCTCCACCCATCCAGATGATGAAACACTTGGTGCAGGAGGCACTCTTCTTAGACACAAGGCACAAGGAGATGCAATCCATTGCATTTTTTGCACAAGTATTTTTCAAGATGAAGGTTTTCATCCTGAAGTCATTCAAAAACGCCAAGAAGAAATCAAACAAGTAAGTGATGCCTATGGCTTCACTTCTACTCATTTTCTCAATCTCAAAACAATGCGAGTTGATGAATACACACGCAGTGAGATTATTGGCAAAATCTCTCAAATCTTTCAAGAGATTCAACCAAATATCATCTATCTACCCTTTGCTTATGATGTCCATAGTGATCATAGAATCATCTTTGAATGTGCCTTTTCTTGCAC
This window contains:
- a CDS encoding PIG-L deacetylase family protein; this encodes MSKQVLILSTHPDDETLGAGGTLLRHKAQGDAIHCIFCTSIFQDEGFHPEVIQKRQEEIKQVSDAYGFTSTHFLNLKTMRVDEYTRSEIIGKISQIFQEIQPNIIYLPFAYDVHSDHRIIFECAFSCTKSFRYPSIERVLMMETLSETDFAPSFPHQSFIPNVFVDISDFIEKKCEIMSIYASEIAPPPFPRSIENIKALALYRGSTMGAFNKNGVETNATPKYAEAFMLLKEKIL
- a CDS encoding N-acetylneuraminate synthase family protein yields the protein MDLNALTKPYVIAEIGCNHNGDTDLAIKMIDEAKRCGADAVKFQFFDETNLSTSQYIDELDSGKVKLENVSKWESKKLGLTNIREQIRAFINSKEQLTIFREHCKKIGIDFGCTAANEDGIQFLASIESDFIKLASMDVDNPRMILSAIQTKLPIIISTGMSSLSEIDEAYNLFKKAKYENFAMLHCVSIYPPRNEIVNLNFINTLQKIYDCEIGYSDHTLGYSITLAAIAKGAKIIEKHFTLDKDMEGWDHKVSADSKDLEIICKEGQRIFECLGNKYKVISQDEVEKREKFRRSATTARSIKEGGIVTENDIVYKRPGTGITPAETKWLIGRKAKHDIAEDTTLIWDYFV